From a single Haloarcula sp. DT43 genomic region:
- a CDS encoding NAD(P)/FAD-dependent oxidoreductase has protein sequence MTENVVVLGAGYAGAGTVKSLEDELDGEADVDITWISQTDYHLVLHESHRCIRDPSVQENIAIPVHEIKQPSTSFVQDEVVEIDTDAREVDLADSESVAYDYLLVGLGSQTAFFGIDGLEEHALTLKSLDDALEIHDTVQQAAREASTNDPAQVVIGGAGLSGIQTAGEVAEFRDEH, from the coding sequence ATGACGGAGAACGTGGTCGTACTCGGTGCGGGGTATGCGGGTGCGGGGACAGTCAAGAGCCTGGAGGACGAACTCGACGGCGAGGCCGACGTCGATATCACCTGGATTTCCCAGACGGACTATCATCTGGTCTTGCACGAGTCCCATCGGTGTATTCGGGACCCCAGCGTTCAGGAGAACATCGCGATTCCCGTTCACGAAATCAAACAGCCTTCGACCTCGTTCGTGCAGGACGAGGTCGTCGAAATCGACACCGACGCGCGGGAGGTGGACCTCGCCGACTCCGAGTCCGTCGCGTACGATTATCTGCTGGTCGGGCTGGGCTCGCAGACGGCCTTCTTCGGCATCGACGGGCTCGAAGAGCACGCGCTGACGCTGAAGAGCCTCGACGACGCTCTGGAGATTCACGACACCGTTCAGCAGGCCGCCCGCGAGGCCTCGACGAACGACCCGGCGCAGGTGGTCATCGGCGGTGCTGGCCTCTCGGGCATCCAGACGGCCGGCGAGGTCGCCGAGTTCCGCGACGAGCACAA
- a CDS encoding Rrf2 family transcriptional regulator, with product MSSIELTPSQKNILQELVNLYRESESAVKGEDIAEKVDRNPGTIRNQMQSLKALQLVEGVPGPKGGYKPTANAYDALQIQDMEQAAEVPLRHNGELVEHSNVEEIDLTSVHHPEECRAEIQLQGTMSQFHEGDSVTVGPTPLSKLQIIGTLEGKDDTNNKLILAIDDMRAPAGEPEH from the coding sequence ATGTCATCTATCGAACTGACACCCAGTCAGAAGAACATTCTACAGGAACTGGTAAATCTCTATCGGGAGAGCGAGAGCGCGGTCAAAGGCGAGGACATCGCCGAGAAGGTCGACCGGAACCCCGGTACGATTCGCAACCAGATGCAGAGCCTCAAGGCCCTGCAGTTGGTCGAGGGGGTCCCCGGCCCCAAAGGTGGGTACAAGCCCACCGCCAACGCCTACGACGCGCTCCAGATTCAGGACATGGAACAGGCCGCGGAGGTTCCCCTGCGCCACAACGGCGAGCTCGTCGAACACTCGAACGTCGAGGAGATCGACCTGACAAGCGTCCACCACCCCGAGGAGTGTCGCGCCGAGATACAGCTCCAGGGCACGATGTCCCAGTTCCACGAGGGCGACTCGGTGACCGTCGGTCCGACACCGCTGTCGAAGCTCCAGATTATCGGGACGCTCGAAGGCAAGGACGACACCAACAACAAGCTCATCCTCGCTATCGACGACATGCGCGCACCGGCCGGCGAGCCGGAACACTAG
- a CDS encoding FAD-binding oxidoreductase, with amino-acid sequence MDLPRHLSQHDLAAQLPLVTEDARVTLVEPMDRNRNNEVLAAVRDQVASVGDRSWVADARNGSTVRWPALLDRVRDAGASERRLARIETLAERFDRPYPALLRLRVKPDVDLDFAPGQYVTLRLHDTPRAYSLANSPSEDELEFCIRLVPGGKLTGELFEHVDVGEAVVVRGPNGDMVLDPPSSRDMVFLATGTGVAPFKSMIDYTLEQGRDVVDGDPRDIWLFLGCGWEDDLPHRTHFRRLDAQYDHFHFVPTLTREPLLTEWEGATDYVQSVFVSHVARDALAGADLPARFDAVRDRAPQSGVEARIDPSNVELYACGISAMVSTLVRAARSVGVPDSEMQYEGFG; translated from the coding sequence ATGGACTTGCCCCGACACCTCTCACAGCACGACCTGGCGGCGCAGTTGCCGCTGGTCACCGAGGACGCGCGGGTGACGCTCGTCGAACCGATGGACCGCAACCGTAACAACGAGGTGCTGGCGGCGGTCCGCGACCAGGTCGCATCCGTCGGCGACCGGTCGTGGGTGGCCGACGCCCGGAACGGGTCGACGGTCCGGTGGCCGGCGCTGCTCGACCGCGTCCGTGACGCGGGGGCGTCCGAACGACGGCTCGCGCGCATCGAGACGCTGGCCGAGCGCTTCGACCGCCCCTATCCCGCACTGCTGCGACTGCGCGTCAAGCCCGACGTGGACCTGGATTTCGCGCCCGGACAGTACGTCACGCTTAGGCTCCACGACACGCCGCGGGCGTACTCGCTCGCGAACTCGCCCAGCGAGGACGAACTGGAGTTTTGCATCCGGCTGGTTCCCGGCGGGAAACTGACCGGCGAGCTGTTCGAACACGTCGACGTGGGCGAGGCAGTCGTCGTTCGCGGGCCGAACGGCGACATGGTACTGGACCCGCCGTCGAGCCGGGACATGGTCTTCCTGGCGACCGGGACCGGCGTCGCGCCGTTCAAGAGCATGATCGACTACACGCTCGAACAGGGGCGAGACGTGGTCGACGGCGACCCCCGCGACATCTGGCTGTTCCTCGGCTGTGGCTGGGAGGACGACCTGCCCCACCGGACGCACTTCCGGCGGCTTGACGCGCAGTACGACCACTTCCACTTCGTCCCGACGCTCACGCGCGAACCGCTGTTGACCGAGTGGGAGGGCGCGACCGACTACGTCCAGTCGGTGTTCGTCAGCCACGTGGCGCGGGACGCGCTGGCGGGCGCGGACCTGCCGGCACGGTTCGACGCCGTGCGGGACCGGGCCCCACAGTCCGGCGTCGAGGCCCGCATCGACCCGTCGAACGTCGAACTGTACGCGTGTGGCATCAGCGCGATGGTGTCGACGCTGGTCCGGGCCGCCCGTAGCGTCGGGGTGCCCGACTCCGAGATGCAGTACGAGGGGTTCGGATAG
- the rocF gene encoding arginase, producing the protein MQRQVRVLGVPMDLGADRRGVDMGPSAIRYGGLAEQLASTGIDCVDGGDIAVPRPEERDPDAGGLERGRAKFFRETKEVCEDVTTAVDATLREGRVPLVLGGDHSIAIGTIAGAARDDEDMGVIWFDAHGDFNTPATTPSGNIHGMSLAAVLGRGVFADHEWAHTPAVSEENVVIVGLRDVDDGERQLIADSDVTAYTMSDIDARSAPEVVDEALEIATDGTDGIHVSLDLDWLDPTEAPGVGTPVRGGVSYREAHIAMEYVAEHHDQLRSMEMVEVNPILDEHNRTAELGCELVASAFGKRVL; encoded by the coding sequence ATGCAACGACAGGTTCGCGTCCTCGGCGTCCCGATGGACCTCGGGGCCGACCGGCGCGGGGTCGACATGGGGCCGTCGGCGATACGGTACGGCGGCCTCGCCGAGCAGCTGGCGAGCACAGGTATCGACTGCGTGGACGGCGGCGACATCGCCGTCCCGCGGCCGGAGGAGCGCGACCCCGACGCCGGCGGCCTGGAACGCGGTCGCGCGAAGTTCTTCAGGGAGACGAAGGAAGTCTGTGAGGACGTGACGACGGCGGTCGACGCGACGCTCCGGGAGGGCCGCGTCCCGCTCGTCCTGGGCGGCGACCACTCTATCGCCATCGGGACCATCGCCGGCGCGGCCCGCGACGACGAGGACATGGGCGTCATCTGGTTCGACGCCCACGGCGACTTCAACACGCCGGCGACGACGCCCAGCGGGAACATCCACGGGATGTCGCTGGCGGCCGTCCTCGGCCGCGGCGTGTTCGCCGACCACGAGTGGGCCCACACCCCGGCAGTGAGCGAGGAGAACGTCGTCATCGTCGGCCTGCGGGACGTGGACGACGGGGAACGCCAGCTGATAGCGGACAGCGACGTCACGGCGTACACGATGTCCGACATCGACGCCCGGAGCGCGCCCGAAGTCGTCGACGAGGCACTGGAAATCGCGACGGATGGCACGGACGGCATCCACGTCTCGCTGGACCTGGACTGGCTCGACCCGACCGAAGCGCCCGGCGTCGGGACGCCGGTCCGGGGCGGCGTCTCCTACCGCGAGGCCCACATCGCGATGGAGTACGTCGCCGAACACCACGACCAGCTGCGCTCGATGGAGATGGTCGAGGTGAACCCGATTCTCGACGAACACAACCGCACCGCCGAACTGGGCTGTGAGCTCGTCGCGAGCGCGTTCGGCAAGCGCGTACTGTAG
- a CDS encoding NAD-dependent epimerase/dehydratase family protein — MEDKRVLVTGGGGFIGANLANKLTENNDVVALDDGYLGTSENVSDDVEYVEQSVLDDDLPTDVDVVFHLAALSSYAMHEDNPTHGARVNVEGFVNTVEQARDDGCDTVVYASTSSIYGSRTEPSPEDMDVTVNTGYEASKMARETYAKYFQNHYDLTLAGMRFFSVYQGYGGAEEHKGEYANVIAQFADDLASGDAPKLYGDGEQTRDFTHVDDIVRGLVLAAEDELNGVYNLGTGEAYDFNTVVEMLNDELGTDIEPEYVENPIPEDVYVHDTCADFSKMREATGWEPQISFQEGIELVCAPYT, encoded by the coding sequence ATGGAAGATAAGCGCGTTTTGGTGACCGGCGGTGGGGGATTCATCGGGGCGAACCTCGCGAACAAACTGACCGAGAACAACGACGTCGTCGCCCTCGACGACGGCTACCTCGGCACGTCGGAGAACGTATCAGATGACGTAGAGTACGTCGAGCAGAGCGTCCTGGACGACGACCTGCCGACCGACGTGGACGTGGTGTTTCACCTCGCGGCGCTTTCCTCGTACGCGATGCACGAGGACAACCCGACCCACGGCGCTCGCGTGAACGTCGAGGGGTTCGTCAACACGGTCGAGCAGGCCAGAGACGACGGTTGCGACACCGTCGTCTACGCCTCGACCTCCTCCATCTACGGCAGTCGGACCGAGCCCTCGCCGGAAGACATGGACGTGACGGTCAACACCGGCTACGAGGCCTCGAAGATGGCCCGAGAGACGTACGCCAAGTACTTCCAGAACCACTACGACCTCACGCTGGCCGGCATGCGCTTTTTCTCGGTGTATCAGGGCTACGGCGGCGCGGAGGAACACAAGGGCGAGTACGCCAACGTCATCGCTCAGTTCGCCGACGACCTGGCGAGCGGCGACGCGCCGAAACTGTACGGCGACGGCGAGCAGACCCGCGATTTCACCCACGTGGACGACATCGTCCGCGGGCTCGTCCTCGCCGCCGAGGACGAACTGAACGGCGTGTACAACCTCGGCACCGGCGAAGCCTACGACTTCAACACCGTCGTCGAGATGCTGAACGACGAACTGGGGACGGACATCGAACCGGAGTACGTCGAGAACCCGATTCCCGAGGACGTGTACGTCCACGACACCTGCGCCGACTTCTCGAAGATGCGCGAGGCGACGGGCTGGGAACCGCAGATTAGTTTCCAGGAGGGCATCGAACTGGTCTGTGCGCCGTACACGTAG